The following are encoded in a window of Saccharicrinis carchari genomic DNA:
- a CDS encoding GH92 family glycosyl hydrolase, with product MVIKNIGRYILGVGLFLSAACSMVDSDNNFNKDNNKNLLQYVDPFIGTGFHGHTFPGAVVPHGRVQLSPDTHLFGWEASSGYHYDDTTLYGFSHTHLSGTGIGDMGDFLFLPFTGSFPDKKPTGHFSHENESAQPGYYQVKVQPWNINAELSATKRTGWHKYTFPQQDEACVMIDLSHILQSDWGHHLVESEIALLDEHTVIGYRLTSGWAANDPVWFRCVFDKPILNHQIRVNNEVFNGKEAEGKDLKLYLSFGRLDKALNASVGISAVDVAGAEQNLSELSTYTSIDQVVQAAQKEWRSELEKVTIETDNQAVLINFYTAMYHSKIAPMLYSDLDGRYRGMDQEIHQSDGKEHYTVYSLWDVFRSWYPLMTIIEPERARDWGYDLLDHQEKGGLLPKWPLNGNYTGTMVGYPAVAILADAMQKGLLDSIPDKLLAAAVKSSQWNPVFKEKHKGTRAENVMPEHIYYKEKMGYVPVDKCTESVSYGLEMAYYDWCIAVMAELVGDAELSGQYYEKGKAYEYYFDSQTQFMRGKKADGSWDENFNPRFSDHLKSEFVEGNAWQWTPFVPHAINELGQLMGGKENLGIWLDSLFTTSSVIEGDNASADITGLIGQYAHGNEPSHHVPYMYQFSDRPWRTQEVLDSILYHFYKPTPEGIIGNEDCGQMSAWYVLNALGIYQVTPGRDEFRIGRPIIDKARLAIGDGFFTISVINNSLHNKYVQKVELNGKKLESQTFSYDDFKDGGELKIYMSEKKIINWIN from the coding sequence ATGGTTATAAAAAATATTGGTCGGTATATCCTCGGAGTCGGTTTGTTTTTATCAGCGGCTTGCTCCATGGTAGACAGCGATAATAACTTTAATAAGGATAATAATAAAAACCTGTTGCAATATGTAGATCCATTTATAGGGACAGGTTTTCATGGTCATACATTCCCGGGAGCTGTTGTTCCTCATGGTCGTGTTCAACTGAGCCCCGACACGCATCTGTTTGGTTGGGAAGCAAGTAGTGGCTATCATTACGATGATACTACATTGTATGGCTTTAGCCATACCCATTTAAGTGGCACAGGCATCGGCGACATGGGCGATTTTCTGTTTCTGCCATTTACTGGTTCGTTTCCCGATAAAAAACCCACTGGACATTTTTCTCACGAAAACGAATCGGCACAACCAGGTTATTATCAGGTTAAGGTGCAGCCTTGGAATATAAATGCAGAATTATCTGCAACAAAACGTACGGGATGGCATAAATACACATTCCCGCAACAGGATGAAGCTTGTGTGATGATAGATCTCTCGCATATCCTTCAGTCCGATTGGGGGCATCATCTGGTGGAGAGCGAAATTGCCCTTTTGGATGAACATACGGTAATTGGCTACCGCTTAACAAGTGGGTGGGCAGCTAATGATCCGGTTTGGTTCAGGTGTGTATTTGACAAGCCAATTTTGAACCATCAAATACGTGTAAATAACGAAGTATTTAATGGTAAGGAAGCTGAGGGTAAGGATTTAAAGCTTTACCTATCATTTGGAAGGTTAGATAAGGCCTTGAATGCATCGGTTGGTATTTCAGCTGTAGATGTGGCAGGAGCCGAACAAAACCTTTCGGAGCTGTCGACTTATACTTCGATTGATCAGGTTGTGCAAGCGGCGCAAAAGGAATGGAGAAGCGAACTCGAAAAAGTAACTATCGAAACCGACAATCAGGCAGTACTCATTAATTTTTATACTGCCATGTATCATTCAAAAATTGCTCCCATGCTTTACAGCGACCTCGATGGTCGTTATAGGGGCATGGATCAGGAAATTCATCAATCTGACGGAAAGGAGCATTATACGGTTTATTCTTTATGGGATGTTTTCAGAAGTTGGTATCCGTTAATGACGATAATAGAACCGGAGCGAGCGCGGGATTGGGGCTATGATCTTTTGGACCATCAGGAAAAGGGTGGCCTGTTACCAAAGTGGCCGCTGAACGGAAATTATACAGGTACTATGGTAGGCTATCCCGCCGTTGCCATTTTGGCGGATGCTATGCAAAAAGGATTACTTGATTCGATTCCTGATAAATTATTGGCCGCAGCCGTGAAAAGCTCGCAGTGGAACCCTGTGTTTAAAGAAAAACATAAAGGCACACGTGCAGAAAATGTGATGCCTGAGCACATTTACTATAAAGAAAAAATGGGCTATGTGCCCGTGGATAAATGTACAGAGTCAGTATCGTACGGACTGGAAATGGCTTATTATGATTGGTGCATTGCTGTAATGGCCGAATTAGTTGGCGACGCTGAGCTATCCGGTCAATATTACGAAAAAGGCAAGGCCTATGAATATTATTTTGATTCTCAAACGCAATTTATGCGGGGCAAGAAAGCTGACGGAAGTTGGGATGAAAATTTTAATCCGCGTTTCTCAGATCATCTAAAAAGTGAATTTGTAGAAGGAAATGCCTGGCAATGGACTCCTTTTGTTCCACATGCCATTAATGAATTAGGGCAGTTAATGGGTGGAAAGGAAAATTTAGGTATTTGGCTCGATAGTTTATTTACAACCTCCTCTGTTATAGAGGGAGACAATGCTTCGGCAGATATTACTGGCTTAATAGGTCAGTATGCACATGGTAATGAACCCAGTCATCACGTACCCTATATGTATCAGTTTTCTGATCGCCCGTGGCGAACTCAGGAAGTATTGGATTCTATATTATATCATTTCTATAAGCCTACCCCCGAAGGGATAATTGGCAATGAGGATTGTGGTCAAATGTCGGCGTGGTATGTTTTAAATGCACTTGGCATCTATCAAGTTACTCCCGGTAGGGATGAATTTAGAATTGGCCGACCCATTATAGACAAAGCACGTTTGGCCATTGGGGATGGTTTTTTTACCATTAGCGTAATAAATAACTCTCTGCACAATAAATACGTGCAAAAAGTTGAACTCAATGGAAAAAAATTAGAATCTCAAACATTTAGTTATGATGATTTTAAAGATGGAGGGGAACTTAAAATATACATGTCTGAAAAAAAAATAATTAACTGGATAAATTAA
- a CDS encoding SusC/RagA family TonB-linked outer membrane protein yields the protein METIKIKSLWILIIALLIPLASSSQDQAIKVSGTVKDNEGIGLPGVSIVIEGTTYGTSSFLNGEYEIEIPREVENPTLVFSYISFKTQSHIVGQNRRIDVILEEDTQVLDEFVVIGYGVQRKIDLTGSVSNVDADQIRSLPVAGIDQSLQGRAAGVNITSNTGMPGEGVNVRIRGVGSINSSNDPLYIVDGVPTVDALSVLSTSDIESISILKDAASAAIYGARANNGVIIITTRKGTEGKTKIEINSQVGFQEHGKLTPMTNRDQYISMYNEAANNDNAFVDNPIFLRNLIDGDLAATLPDVDHLDAIFRKGFIQNQTVSINGGNDKLTYLISTNLFEQQGIIIGSHYKKHSGRVSLNSQVNDYIRIGTNINISKSDNDIIGSSGDGYGGNGGSVVRYALFRTPAIPVHDQDGQFVDRPANQNFFGDGYNPVGLAEKMNNNRGQDQLFGDVNAHIQLFPYLHFTSTLGMDKTDFNQRRFNETWGTNQRINNPNSLQISNGYFQSFTASNVFSYNKVFADVHSVSAMIGTETIRNKGYTHATTERDFPDQADHLVVLGNGVGSVVASENKWANSLLSFFGRANYTYNRKYLLSLTLRRDGSSRFSDGNQWGNFYSVSGAWRIDQESFMENNDLISMLKLRVGYGAIGNQEVGNYPYSDQLAPNINYPFGGVMSPGYAISNLGNRDLKWETSTQIDVGLDMAIWQNKLSLTMDYYRKITADMLVREPIPPSAGYAEPSWVNNGEILNTGIELDLSYRNQLGDVGLDVSGNFAYLRNEVLDLGGPIVGGRIDNGVYATRTEVGQPIGSFYLYKMEGIFQNDLEITTNAHQGNNIYPGDVRYADSYTDGYIDERDRMHVGSAIPKFSTGLQIAANYKNIDASMFWQGDFGHKIYYQVATDIEGFYRPFNVTKRYYDERWTGEGTSNTQPRASWSGKSNNTRPSTRFLENGSYLRLKNVQIGYTLPQKWISKLAMTNARIYLLAHNMLTFTKYPGLDPEMTTSDNSKAEGDAAAGIDWGTYPLARSYNIGIQIKF from the coding sequence ATGGAAACTATAAAAATAAAAAGCCTTTGGATTTTAATAATAGCACTGCTAATACCTTTAGCCAGCAGTAGTCAAGACCAGGCGATAAAGGTAAGTGGCACGGTAAAAGATAACGAAGGTATTGGGTTGCCGGGTGTTTCTATAGTTATTGAAGGAACTACATATGGAACATCGAGTTTTTTAAATGGTGAATATGAGATAGAAATCCCCCGGGAGGTTGAAAACCCAACCCTTGTGTTCAGCTATATTAGTTTTAAAACCCAATCTCATATTGTAGGACAGAACAGGCGCATTGATGTTATCCTGGAGGAAGATACGCAAGTACTGGATGAATTTGTAGTTATTGGGTATGGGGTTCAGCGCAAAATAGATTTAACAGGCTCAGTTTCAAATGTAGATGCAGACCAAATCAGATCGCTTCCGGTAGCCGGCATCGATCAATCTTTACAAGGGCGCGCCGCGGGTGTAAATATTACCTCCAACACAGGAATGCCGGGCGAAGGGGTAAATGTTAGAATTAGAGGGGTTGGATCCATCAACAGCAGTAACGATCCCCTATATATCGTTGATGGTGTGCCAACGGTTGACGCACTTAGCGTTTTATCAACCAGCGACATTGAGTCTATCAGCATACTTAAAGATGCCGCATCTGCCGCAATATACGGTGCGAGGGCCAATAATGGCGTTATTATTATAACAACCCGCAAGGGAACCGAGGGTAAAACAAAAATAGAAATCAACTCCCAAGTTGGCTTTCAAGAGCATGGGAAGCTAACTCCCATGACCAATCGCGACCAGTACATTAGTATGTACAACGAGGCGGCCAACAACGACAACGCCTTTGTTGATAACCCAATATTCCTGCGGAATTTAATTGACGGTGACCTTGCAGCCACTTTACCGGACGTGGATCATCTCGATGCAATTTTTCGCAAAGGATTTATTCAAAATCAAACCGTATCAATTAATGGAGGTAACGACAAACTTACCTATCTTATATCTACAAACTTATTTGAGCAGCAAGGAATAATAATAGGATCGCACTATAAGAAACACTCGGGACGGGTAAGCTTAAATAGCCAAGTGAATGATTACATCCGAATAGGTACAAATATAAATATTTCCAAAAGCGATAACGATATTATAGGAAGTAGCGGGGACGGATACGGTGGAAATGGAGGTAGTGTAGTTCGTTACGCATTGTTTCGTACACCGGCAATCCCTGTTCATGACCAAGACGGGCAGTTTGTGGATCGACCCGCCAATCAAAATTTCTTTGGCGATGGGTACAATCCTGTAGGGTTGGCCGAGAAGATGAACAACAATCGCGGACAGGACCAGCTGTTTGGAGATGTTAATGCGCATATCCAACTATTCCCTTATTTGCACTTCACTTCCACATTAGGTATGGACAAAACCGATTTTAACCAAAGAAGGTTCAATGAAACCTGGGGCACAAATCAAAGAATCAACAATCCTAATTCACTGCAAATTTCAAATGGGTATTTCCAGTCTTTCACTGCCAGCAATGTGTTTTCGTACAATAAAGTTTTTGCAGATGTGCACAGCGTCTCGGCAATGATTGGAACAGAAACTATCAGAAACAAAGGATATACCCATGCAACAACCGAAAGGGACTTCCCCGATCAAGCTGACCATTTGGTGGTTTTAGGAAACGGAGTAGGAAGCGTGGTGGCATCAGAAAATAAATGGGCCAATTCCCTCCTATCATTTTTTGGAAGGGCAAATTATACCTACAACAGAAAATATTTGCTGTCACTGACCCTACGAAGAGACGGCTCTTCGCGCTTTAGCGATGGTAACCAATGGGGAAACTTCTACAGCGTGTCTGGCGCCTGGCGCATCGACCAAGAGAGCTTTATGGAAAATAACGACCTCATTTCTATGCTAAAGCTTAGGGTTGGCTACGGTGCGATTGGAAACCAGGAAGTAGGGAACTACCCCTATTCAGATCAACTTGCCCCTAATATTAACTATCCTTTCGGTGGGGTTATGTCACCGGGGTACGCGATTTCAAATTTAGGGAATCGCGATTTAAAATGGGAAACAAGTACACAAATTGATGTGGGATTAGATATGGCAATATGGCAAAACAAACTCTCGCTCACTATGGATTATTATAGGAAAATAACAGCAGATATGCTTGTACGAGAACCCATCCCCCCCTCAGCTGGATATGCAGAGCCTTCTTGGGTTAACAATGGCGAGATCCTTAACACGGGTATTGAGTTAGACTTAAGCTATAGGAATCAGCTTGGAGATGTTGGCTTAGATGTAAGCGGAAATTTTGCCTATTTGCGAAACGAAGTATTGGATCTGGGAGGCCCAATCGTAGGCGGAAGGATTGACAATGGGGTTTATGCGACCCGAACAGAAGTTGGGCAGCCTATTGGCTCATTTTATTTATACAAGATGGAGGGCATCTTTCAAAACGATTTAGAAATAACTACCAATGCACATCAAGGAAACAATATTTACCCAGGCGATGTGCGATATGCAGATAGTTATACCGACGGATATATAGATGAGCGCGACCGAATGCATGTAGGTAGTGCCATACCAAAGTTTTCAACTGGTTTGCAAATTGCTGCCAACTATAAAAACATAGACGCATCTATGTTTTGGCAAGGCGATTTTGGCCATAAAATATACTATCAAGTGGCAACTGATATCGAAGGCTTTTACCGACCGTTTAACGTAACTAAGCGGTACTACGATGAACGCTGGACAGGAGAAGGCACAAGTAACACGCAGCCCAGAGCATCGTGGAGCGGAAAATCAAATAATACAAGACCTTCCACCCGATTTTTGGAGAACGGATCCTACCTGCGCCTAAAAAATGTACAAATAGGCTATACGCTACCACAAAAATGGATAAGTAAACTGGCAATGACCAATGCAAGAATCTATTTGCTCGCACACAATATGCTGACCTTTACGAAATATCCGGGCTTGGATCCGGAAATGACGACCAGCGACAATTCAAAAGCAGAAGGTGATGCTGCTGCCGGTATCGACTGGGGGACTTACCCTCTGGCAAGGTCTTACAATATTGGCATACAAATTAAGTTTTAG
- a CDS encoding helix-turn-helix domain-containing protein, which yields MKKNTLYPMEKEFLGNKDDEPKVIYGSLYNVQLGSKIKQLREERKLTQTQFGALINKPEGNISKLENGKFNPSVEYLLKVAKALEMRLEIRFE from the coding sequence ATGAAAAAAAACACACTTTATCCTATGGAAAAAGAGTTTTTGGGGAATAAAGACGACGAACCAAAAGTAATTTACGGTAGTCTATATAATGTGCAGCTTGGCTCTAAAATAAAACAGTTAAGGGAAGAAAGAAAATTAACACAGACACAATTTGGAGCATTAATAAACAAGCCTGAAGGGAACATTTCAAAGCTGGAGAACGGAAAATTTAACCCAAGCGTTGAATATCTTTTAAAAGTTGCCAAAGCACTCGAAATGAGATTAGAAATCCGTTTTGAATAA
- a CDS encoding JAB domain-containing protein, translating to MNEYNFPQVELKYVLDSKPIYKINGPSDICRYARSLYDGDTISHREFFFVIFLNRSNHISGYYKASEGGISGTVVDVRTIFQAALLSQASGCIITHNHPSGNLEPSQQDMAITNKIKAAAKMLDIALLDHIIVNAFDEYYSFANEGAL from the coding sequence ATGAATGAATACAATTTCCCACAAGTTGAATTAAAGTATGTATTAGACAGTAAACCCATTTATAAAATAAATGGACCTAGTGATATTTGCCGATATGCACGATCTCTTTATGATGGAGATACTATATCACACAGAGAGTTTTTCTTTGTTATCTTCTTAAACCGTTCAAATCATATTTCGGGATATTATAAAGCTTCGGAAGGTGGAATATCCGGAACAGTCGTCGATGTTCGTACTATTTTTCAAGCGGCGCTACTTAGCCAAGCTTCGGGATGTATTATAACGCACAACCATCCATCAGGCAATCTTGAACCATCACAACAAGACATGGCCATCACAAATAAAATTAAAGCTGCGGCAAAGATGCTGGATATCGCGTTACTAGACCATATAATTGTCAATGCTTTTGATGAGTACTACAGTTTTGCAAATGAAGGGGCTTTATAG
- a CDS encoding LamG domain-containing protein produces MKNFKWMNMFVIVLLTGSFISFNSCSDDDDDPVSVDKTELAAKIKVAEDLIAGTEEGTAEGQYIPGSKVALQAVIDNAKLVNSAPDALQTAVDNTLIALNEAIGVYNSKVVEAIAPTALIGHWTFDDGSGTTLTDHSGNDFHGTLTSGADTWGGGLPVWAEDRYGNQGKALSFDMGAYVKIPNNPAFSPQTISIAVWVNAAEILENNRFIGLHSWNGYKFQLQSVNKAFFTVATTDGIFDKDTEPELDIQTWYHLAVTVGDGKTTFYVNGTKAQVWEDTPGTLVSSPNDLVFGRDTDVYAADDSNYDNDKIIPLAWGGYFHGMMDEVRIYKTVLSDAQVQSIYNLEKPLE; encoded by the coding sequence ATGAAAAATTTTAAATGGATGAACATGTTTGTAATCGTATTGCTTACAGGAAGTTTTATTTCCTTTAACTCCTGTAGCGACGACGATGATGATCCGGTTTCAGTTGATAAAACTGAATTGGCGGCCAAAATTAAAGTGGCCGAAGATCTTATTGCAGGTACAGAAGAAGGAACTGCCGAGGGGCAGTACATCCCTGGTTCCAAAGTAGCTCTTCAAGCTGTAATTGACAATGCAAAACTTGTCAATAGCGCTCCCGATGCTCTTCAGACGGCGGTTGATAACACCTTAATTGCGCTGAACGAAGCGATAGGTGTTTACAACTCTAAAGTGGTAGAGGCCATAGCCCCAACAGCTCTTATAGGTCATTGGACCTTTGACGATGGTTCAGGAACCACCCTTACCGATCACTCCGGCAATGACTTTCACGGAACCCTCACAAGCGGTGCCGACACTTGGGGCGGTGGATTGCCCGTATGGGCAGAAGACCGCTATGGAAATCAAGGCAAAGCACTTTCATTCGATATGGGGGCGTATGTAAAAATACCGAACAACCCGGCATTTAGCCCGCAAACTATTTCAATAGCTGTTTGGGTAAATGCTGCGGAAATACTTGAGAACAATCGTTTTATCGGATTGCACTCATGGAATGGGTACAAGTTTCAGCTCCAATCGGTAAACAAAGCTTTCTTCACTGTTGCAACTACCGACGGTATTTTTGACAAAGACACCGAGCCCGAACTTGATATTCAAACGTGGTATCACCTAGCAGTAACAGTAGGGGATGGGAAAACAACTTTCTATGTAAACGGAACAAAAGCGCAGGTGTGGGAAGATACCCCGGGAACACTTGTTTCTTCACCCAACGATCTTGTTTTTGGTAGGGATACTGATGTGTATGCAGCCGATGACTCTAACTACGATAACGACAAAATTATTCCTCTTGCCTGGGGAGGATACTTCCATGGTATGATGGATGAAGTTAGAATTTATAAAACTGTTTTAAGCGATGCGCAGGTTCAGTCAATCTATAATTTAGAAAAACCATTAGAATAA
- a CDS encoding MFS transporter: MKKKLFSEYQFFLTMPRDMRLVLITNMIYAFVLPIIDIFVGAYIMRSSNDPSMVAVYQLCVYTGIPFTFLINGFLLKKINISHLYSFGMLLSGISMIFMMTLSKIDMGGVSIAGLIMGASFGFFWANRDFLTLDTTNDSNRNYYYGVETFFYTLTFIIVPAVVGWFIVQSGKNEWFDGKITGAYQVVTGVVILLTILASMVIHKEKFRNPDKKKFLYFRFDLLWKKMLALASLKGMIQGYLVTAPAILIMTLVGDEGTLGTVQSVGGILTAFILYILGRTTKPKHRLIIFTTGMVIFLIGALANQILFSAVGVIIFVLCKVLFMPLHDIAYFPIQMRVIDILSVKENRSEYAYIFNHEFGLYIGRFFGLVLFIVLALYVSKDFALRYALVIVALIQMISIPVAKNIINHVNKTVGEVKKDNPNLVATKLDH, from the coding sequence ATGAAAAAGAAACTTTTCTCTGAATATCAGTTTTTCCTTACCATGCCGCGCGATATGCGCCTGGTGCTTATCACCAACATGATATATGCGTTTGTTTTGCCCATCATCGATATTTTCGTTGGCGCTTACATTATGCGTAGTTCCAACGACCCCTCGATGGTTGCAGTATATCAACTGTGCGTATATACCGGTATTCCTTTCACATTCTTAATAAACGGTTTTTTGCTGAAGAAAATTAACATTTCGCATTTATACAGTTTCGGAATGCTGTTAAGCGGTATTTCAATGATCTTTATGATGACGCTCAGCAAAATAGATATGGGCGGCGTTTCCATCGCTGGCTTAATTATGGGTGCATCTTTCGGCTTTTTTTGGGCCAATAGGGATTTTTTAACCTTAGACACTACAAACGATAGCAACAGAAATTATTATTACGGAGTTGAAACGTTTTTTTATACCCTTACGTTTATTATTGTACCGGCTGTTGTTGGATGGTTTATTGTCCAAAGCGGAAAAAATGAATGGTTCGACGGAAAAATTACAGGAGCCTATCAGGTGGTCACAGGGGTAGTAATTCTTCTTACCATACTTGCAAGCATGGTAATTCACAAAGAAAAATTTAGAAACCCCGACAAGAAGAAGTTTCTCTATTTCCGATTTGACTTGCTTTGGAAAAAGATGCTTGCTCTTGCATCTTTAAAGGGTATGATCCAAGGATATTTGGTTACGGCACCGGCCATTCTAATTATGACTTTAGTTGGCGACGAAGGAACACTTGGAACCGTTCAAAGTGTGGGCGGTATTCTAACTGCATTTATCTTGTACATCTTGGGCAGGACAACCAAACCCAAGCACAGGCTAATTATTTTTACCACCGGGATGGTTATATTTCTTATCGGGGCACTTGCCAATCAGATACTTTTCTCTGCGGTTGGGGTCATAATTTTTGTTCTTTGTAAAGTCCTGTTTATGCCCTTGCACGATATCGCTTACTTTCCAATTCAGATGAGAGTAATCGATATTCTCTCGGTAAAAGAAAACAGAAGCGAGTACGCCTATATCTTTAATCACGAATTTGGCCTCTATATTGGCCGCTTCTTCGGGCTTGTATTATTCATAGTGCTCGCTCTTTATGTTTCTAAAGATTTTGCGCTTCGTTATGCACTCGTTATTGTGGCTCTTATCCAGATGATCTCTATTCCTGTTGCAAAAAATATTATCAACCATGTAAACAAAACTGTGGGTGAGGTAAAAAAAGACAATCCTAATCTTGTTGCCACTAAACTTGACCATTAA
- a CDS encoding energy transducer TonB family protein, with protein MKRFLIFTVLAVSFSICAIGQNLAFIGEKSFPCTETFILKSNSDNDFIADLKLVFAKDGEKELLIISSKLVSTVRISGKLIVYLDDGSVIACDDKGIKDNMDDVAITAYYLTSADIRKLEKSNINTVRYVVKCEECLSNAIYEGIYTASNKGDLETDFMSVTTRFFNQTEEQPYIPHKQKSETERKPYITNMAPGLSLKGRSLLGPLPAPNYSVQEEGIVVIAITVNKKGNVVNAEFELKGSTTQNRQLISAALKAASQTRFNSDSNAAAFQRGSITYHFELN; from the coding sequence ATGAAAAGATTTTTAATTTTTACTGTTCTGGCTGTAAGCTTCTCGATATGCGCGATAGGGCAGAACCTTGCGTTTATAGGCGAGAAAAGTTTTCCTTGCACGGAAACCTTCATCCTAAAATCGAACTCGGATAATGATTTTATCGCCGACCTAAAACTTGTATTCGCGAAGGATGGGGAGAAGGAGCTATTGATAATCAGCTCGAAACTGGTGAGCACGGTAAGGATAAGCGGAAAGCTTATCGTGTACCTTGATGACGGCTCTGTCATTGCCTGTGACGACAAAGGCATAAAGGACAACATGGATGATGTGGCGATAACAGCCTATTACCTGACCTCTGCTGATATCCGTAAACTGGAAAAAAGCAATATCAACACGGTACGGTATGTGGTTAAATGTGAAGAATGCCTCTCGAACGCGATATATGAGGGCATCTACACCGCCTCAAACAAAGGAGACTTGGAAACCGATTTTATGTCCGTGACTACTAGATTCTTTAACCAAACTGAAGAACAACCATATATACCACACAAACAAAAGAGCGAAACAGAAAGAAAGCCTTACATAACAAATATGGCTCCTGGTCTTTCATTAAAAGGACGCTCATTATTAGGACCATTGCCAGCTCCTAATTATAGCGTTCAGGAAGAAGGTATAGTTGTTATTGCAATAACTGTAAATAAAAAAGGAAATGTGGTTAATGCCGAATTTGAGTTGAAAGGTTCAACTACTCAAAACAGACAATTGATATCTGCAGCTTTAAAAGCAGCATCTCAGACTAGATTTAATTCTGATTCTAATGCAGCAGCTTTTCAACGAGGTTCTATTACCTATCATTTTGAACTTAATTAA
- a CDS encoding RagB/SusD family nutrient uptake outer membrane protein, translating into MIKLFRILIVAVLLLTGCTDFLKEEMEGIYTSATFFQTDEHAMLALTAAYQPASFTSIENPLWVYGDVASDDAIKGGVPGDQSEIEFIGQFTYTRDNGFLESIWQRYYEGISRSNDVIYRLSANVSPEVKETTTAEAKFLRAYYYFHLVNIFGEIPLKVEPAVTEKDLHVPISSVAKIYEKIETDLIESAEALSATGVQQGRATKGAALGLLAKVYLFQKKYELCLNAIDDIELLGLYSLMPIYSHNFKFGTQNNAESLFEIQHLSDQDPFQGNILNQWFAPQAENGYFFNVPTKDFVSAFEKNADGASDPRLDYTLGREGSEWINGEAFDPTWSPTGYIQKKHLQPLSEIPAGLKGNGNLNYIFMRYAEILLIKAEALNELSRSTLALSPLNEVRKRARESFLYDESIQGFGAIPPNLLKDVVTTDQGILREIIRNERRVELGFEFHRFYDLMRYGKTYSEEKLSETNFQYDEHRFFPIPQNEVDINNQISN; encoded by the coding sequence ATGATAAAATTATTCCGTATATTAATCGTAGCTGTCCTTTTGTTGACGGGATGCACCGACTTCCTGAAGGAGGAAATGGAAGGCATATATACAAGTGCAACCTTTTTTCAAACCGATGAGCATGCCATGCTTGCCCTCACCGCGGCCTATCAGCCGGCAAGCTTTACCAGCATTGAGAACCCTTTGTGGGTCTATGGCGATGTTGCTTCCGACGACGCCATTAAAGGTGGCGTTCCTGGAGACCAAAGTGAAATTGAATTTATCGGACAGTTTACTTATACAAGGGACAATGGATTTCTCGAAAGCATCTGGCAAAGATATTACGAAGGGATATCAAGGTCGAACGATGTAATTTATCGCCTAAGTGCCAATGTTAGTCCAGAAGTAAAAGAGACAACTACGGCCGAGGCCAAATTCCTGAGGGCATACTATTATTTCCATTTAGTAAATATATTTGGCGAAATACCCCTTAAAGTTGAACCGGCCGTTACCGAAAAAGACTTGCACGTACCCATATCATCGGTCGCTAAAATTTACGAAAAAATTGAAACCGACTTGATTGAATCTGCCGAAGCTTTGTCTGCCACCGGCGTGCAACAGGGTAGGGCAACAAAAGGCGCAGCATTGGGTCTTTTGGCAAAAGTTTATTTATTTCAGAAAAAATATGAACTTTGTTTAAATGCTATTGACGACATCGAGCTTCTTGGGCTCTATTCCCTTATGCCCATTTACAGTCACAATTTTAAATTCGGAACCCAAAACAACGCCGAGTCCCTATTTGAGATACAGCACTTAAGCGACCAAGATCCGTTTCAAGGAAATATTTTAAACCAATGGTTTGCGCCACAGGCCGAAAACGGCTACTTTTTTAATGTCCCCACCAAAGATTTTGTAAGCGCTTTTGAAAAAAATGCGGATGGAGCTTCTGACCCTCGTTTAGATTACACATTAGGCAGAGAAGGTTCAGAATGGATTAACGGCGAGGCGTTTGATCCCACTTGGTCACCCACCGGATATATTCAAAAAAAACATCTCCAGCCTTTATCAGAGATACCCGCCGGCCTAAAGGGCAACGGCAATCTTAACTATATATTTATGCGATATGCGGAAATCCTATTGATAAAAGCAGAAGCGCTCAATGAACTTTCCAGGAGCACCTTGGCACTATCACCTTTAAACGAGGTCAGAAAAAGAGCAAGGGAGAGCTTCCTTTATGATGAGTCGATCCAAGGATTTGGAGCTATCCCGCCAAATCTCCTTAAAGATGTTGTCACAACGGATCAAGGTATCTTACGAGAAATAATCCGTAACGAAAGAAGGGTAGAGCTGGGTTTTGAGTTCCATAGATTTTATGATCTGATGCGCTATGGAAAAACATATTCCGAAGAAAAACTTTCAGAAACCAACTTTCAATATGATGAACATAGATTTTTTCCGATACCCCAAAACGAAGTAGATATTAACAATCAGATAAGCAATTAG